In Triticum aestivum cultivar Chinese Spring unplaced genomic scaffold, IWGSC CS RefSeq v2.1 scaffold33438, whole genome shotgun sequence, the DNA window TTCCATCACGACAAGGTacaactgaaaataagatacaACACGATAAGGTacaactgaaaataagatacatCGTCGAATTTAAATAAAGCTACATTTAACTACTGAAATGAAGCTACATTAAACTGCAGAAATAAAGATACAAATGATTGCGAAATTTAAAATACTACCACAGGAATCTACTGAGTCCAAcgtggatattttccttttccatcgcCAGCTTCTTCTGTTGCCTTGGCCTGAcgagccctttctttctttctctgtcTCTCCGCCTCACGAGCCTCCTTTCGCTGTCGTTCCTGCTCCTCCATGCGACGAGCCTCTTCCCTGTTTTTCTTTCCTATTTCCTCAAAAAAATGGTGTTGCTCCGCATAGTATTCTTTTaactctctctcttgctctgctttctcctcagcttccgccTTCTCGCGTCGCTCTTCCGCAAATAAACTATTCCACGCACGGCGACTTCTTTCACGAATCTCAGTCACTGCCCAAGCCGGCTT includes these proteins:
- the LOC123176688 gene encoding MAP7 domain-containing protein 1-like; translated protein: MSFPCSDQSIRPRKMKTASLPPGVAVLRCWCGDLCKVKEVTDFSDWLGMKFFMCANYEEDPAVAISEYDKPPSPPPLCMYYRWIGTEKPAWAVTEIRERSRRAWNSLFAEERREKAEAEEKAEQERELKEYYAEQHHFFEEIGKKNREEARRMEEQERQRKEAREAERQRKKERARQAKATEEAGDGKGKYPRWTQ